GGTGACGTTGCCACGATTGGAATTACTGACTTCGCAGTCAAATTGCTGACCGACATTGTCTTCATGGAGTTGCCGTCTGTCGGGAAATCGGTGTCTCAATCTCAAACCATGGGCGAAATTGAGAGTGTGAAAGCAGTGAGTGACCTGTACGCTCCTGTCAGTGGTGAAGTGATTGAGGTGAATTCGGACCTGCCCGATAACCTGGCTCTGCTGAGCGACAGTCCATTTGAGCGAGCATGGATTGCGAAGATCAGAA
This genomic interval from Planctomycetaceae bacterium contains the following:
- the gcvH gene encoding glycine cleavage system protein GcvH; the protein is MKPEDLHFAKTHEWVAVEGDVATIGITDFAVKLLTDIVFMELPSVGKSVSQSQTMGEIESVKAVSDLYAPVSGEVIEVNSDLPDNLALLSDSPFERAWIAKIRMSSPAEVASLMNRAAYVQHCESEGH